The sequence TGCGCACGACGACGGGACGTGTTCCGTCTTCGCGCCGTTCAGGCCATGCACGGCGGCTTTCTTGGCGCAGCTGCCGTTGCAGGTTCTTGGTGAAGGTCGATACCCACACTGTGCCTTGCGAGGCGGTAGCCCAGAGCGAGGCGGGGGCGAGATAGCCCAGCGTCTTGCCGACGCCTGTACCCGCCTGCGCCAAAGCAATATGCGGCAGTCTCTCGCGGTGACGCGGAGCGAAAATCTTCGCTGCATCGCGGGCATAGCTGCGCTGCCCATCACGGCGTTCGGCTCCGTCACCCGTCAGCGTATCGAGCCGAGCCTCAACATCAGCGGGCGACAGCGCAACCTGTGCCGGTTGCGGGCGTTCGGGCGCTTCTTCCCATTCCGGAAGTTTGGCAAACAGCCACTTTTCTGCCTTTTCGGGTCTGCGGACATGAGGAGCGAGCACACCAGCCCATGGCCAGCGCAGCCGTGCCAATGACTGGAGGACCGACCATGCGCCGTCACGTTCGGCCCAACCTTCGCTTTCGCAGCCGGCAATGATTGCGCCTGCCGCGGCTTGCAGGAAAGCCGGCACATCTGAATCGCCCTTTGGCTCTTCCAGTTCGAGCGCTTCGGCTAATCCCTTGGGCGTCGGGACAACAAAGCGTGCCGGGTGCACAAAGGCGTATAGTTCCAGCAAATCGAGACCGGATAAATCGGGATAGCCCAGCCGGTTTGCCACCAGCGGCGCATTCAACATCAGCAGCGGCGTATCGGCCGCCGCCATGATCGCCTCACCCTTGGACAGCCCCCGCGTATCGCCATTTGCAGCGCGCAACCAAACACCGCCATGCGAGGCGTGCAGCGCGGGGAGGGGGAGGGAAGCGGCCACTGATGCTTGATGCGAGGGAGGGAACGAAATGTAAACATTCTCCCTGATAATCTCCGCATTATTGACGGAGGATTGTATGTTTCGGATGTTCCTTGCAGCGGCGGCCTTAATTGCAGCGCCCCTTCCAGTGGCAGCACAAGGCGATGTGCTTTCGGTCGTGAACCGGCACGTTATTGCTTATCAGACCGGCAATCTGTCGGCATTCCTCGCGACATTCAGCCAGGACGCTGTGGTTGATTATGACGGGAGGCGGTTCGTTGGTCGGACCGAAATCCGGCAGGCCTATGCAGCGAACTTTGGCTCAACTGCGCCTACCGTAGAGGTTACCAACAGCTGGGTTAATGGCGAGACGGTTGAGCTTGAAGAAGCCTACATCTTCGCGGATGGTTCGCGCATGTGCTGTTCCTATTCGAAATTCACCGTGCGCGGCGGCAAGATCGTGGCGGTTACGGTAAGTACACCTCGCTAACCTAAGCCCCAGACGCTTGTCCCAAATGCTTGACCGAGAACCGGCAGCAAATTTTTAATCAACTGAATTTATTGCTCTCCGCTTAGGCGCGACATTGGGGGACGCGCCCCGACGGGGACGCGCACAATGAGTGGTTTTGGACGTAAGGGATTGGCCGAGGGCGCATATGCTCCGGCCCCGCAGGCTAGATTTGGTCAGGCATCGCGCCAGCCTGCTTCCGCGCCGCCCTCCTATACCGAATCCGATGCAATGGCCGACAAACGCCGCGCATTTCTTGCCAGCGAACGGGTCCGTGAGCAGCAAGAAGCTATTGCAGCAGAGCGTCAGCCGGAGCGCCCGCGCCAGGAAGTCGGCCTGAGCGATTATGCCGAAACCTTTCAGGGACGGGTCGGCAGCGTTGTTCCAGAACGCAGCCTGGCTATGGCCTATGTGCTTTGGTTTGTACTCGGCCAATTGTCTGCACACCGGTTCTACTTGGGCCGGATGCAATCAGCGGTAGCTCAGGTCGGAATGCTGTTCTTTAGTGTACTCGTGGCATTCACTGCGTCGCCGATCGTTGGCGGTGTCGCGCTGCTCGTATGGGCGCTTTGGCTCTTGGGTGACGTGTTCTTCATTCACAAAATCCACCGTGAAGACTGGGTACAAGACCATTCGGTCGGCGCGATCTTTAGCTAGGGCTGGTGCGGCCCGGCGGAGTGCCGCTTTCCTACATCACGATTGACTATTACAGGCTGTAGCAGAAGGTTTGCGGAATTTCTCCCGCTTACCCTTATAACTGTAACCTGCCGTGAAATTCACACAAGTATATGTAGTAACAGGGTAAAAGTGAACATCGGCTAGGGTTACACCCTGTCACTTGCGTAACCCTGTTTTCTTCGCACTTGCACAAGGCACAACAACGGGCAAAAGCCTCCGCATGACCGAAAGCACACTTAGTAGCGCGCTCCAAGAAGCTGCATCAAACTCCAAGGCATGGCCTTTTCTGGAGGCGCAGCGGCTGGTCAAACGATACCGCGAAGGTAAACCTGATGGCGCGCCGATCCTGTTTGAAACCGGATATGGCCCGTCGGGCCTGCCGCATATCGGTACATTCCAGGAAGTGCTGCGGACCACTTTCGTGCGCCGTGCCTACGAAGCGTTGACCGGCGAGAAGACGCGCCTCGTTGCATTTAGCGATGATATGGACGGCTTCCGCAAAGTGCCGACCAATCTGCCCAATCAGGCAATGCTGGCGGAGCATCTCGGCAAGCCGCTCAGCCGTATTCCCGATCCGTTCGAAAAGTATGAGAGCTTCGCCGCCCATAACAATGCTATGCTACGCGAATTCCTTGACCGCTTCGGTTTCGAGTATGAATTCATCGCCGCATCGGATCGCTACAACACCGGCCAGTTTGATGAGGAATTGAAGAACGTCCTCGCGCATAATCAGGATATTCTCGATATCATGTTGCCGACCTTGCGGGCGGAACGGGCCGCGACCTATTCGCCGATCATGCCGATTTCGCCAACGACTGGCACAGTTCTTCAGGTCCCGGTCGAAGTCGTTGACGCCGCTGCGGGGACCATCCGGTTCACCGATGAAGACGGCAGCGTGATCGAGCAATCGGCGCTGGGCGGTCAGGCAAAGCTGCAGTGGAAAGTCGACTTCGCAATGCGTTGGGTCGCGTTGGGCGTCGATTACGAAATGTACGGCAAGGATCTGACCGACACTGGCGTACAATCCGGCAAAATTGCCAAGGTGCTGGGCGGGCGCAAGCCGGAAGGGCTGATTTACGAACTGTTCCTGGACGCCAACGGCGAAAAGATTTCCAAATCCAAGGGCAACGGCCTGACGATCGAGGAATGGCTGCAATATGGCAGCGAGGAATCGCTTGGCTTCTACATCTTCCCCAACCCCAAGAGTGCGAAGCAGCTTCACCCGGGTGTGATCCCGCGCGCGGTTGATGATTACTGGCAATTCCGCGAACGGCTCGCCGAACAGCCGCTTGATAAGCAGCTGGGCAATCCCGCGTGGCATTTGCTGCGCGCGAATGGTGCGCCTGAGGGTCCGGAAGCGCCCGGTGCTGGCGACACATTGCCGGTTAGCTACGGGTTGCTGCTGAACCTCGCGAGTGTCTTGGGTGCAGAGGCTACGAGTGAAAATGTTGCCGAATATCTAGCGAATTATGTCGGCGAGCCGGTCGACAGCCCTGAGCTCAATCAGCTCATCGACACCGCGGTGAATTACACGCGCGATTTCATTGTGCCGACGCTCAACAAGCGTGCGCCGACTGAAACCGAGGCCGCTGCGCTTCGGGCGTTGGATGCCGAATTGGCTGCCGGAAATGCACAAACATCCGCAGAGGATCTGCAAACTAAAGTCTATGAGATCGGCAAAGACGAGCAGTTCGGTTTTGAGAACCTGCGGGACTGGTTCAAGGCGCTTTACGAGACCTTACTCGGCAGCGCACAAGGGCCGCGTATGGGCAGCTTCATCGCGCTTTATGGGATTGGAAATACGCGCAAACTGATCGCCGAGGCTCTAGCCAAAGCTTAATTCCATCAGTTACTTACCGCGATTACCCCAAGGGCGCGTGCGGTACCATTTGGTGAAGATATATTTCGTGCCGGCCACTACAGGGGTGCCGGCATGCATGGTCATTTCGTTGGGGACACCATGCGGATCGGCATTGTTCCAGATCAGCAGGACGCCCGGTTTTGGTTCGACCGACAGGCCAAGCCGCGTGAAGGAGGTGTCGCCGCCTTCTTCGACCTCATTCAGGAATGCCATCGTCGTCCAACTGCGCTGGCCGCCCCGTTTTTTTTCAGACTGCCAGTATTTCTCTTTCCACCAGAACCAGTCGCAATGCTCCTTGAACTCTTGGCCGGGCAAATAACGTTGGCCCTGAATGGTTTCGCCCCAGGTTGTTTCCATACCCATAAGGTCGTCGATCCGCCGTTCGATCCCCATCACAAAGGGATCATACATATCGATATCGCCGGAATAGCTGGTGCGGTTTTTTTCCGCATATTCACCTTCGAAAGTATCGCTGGGCCGCGCAACTGCGTCGATCATCGTCATCAGTTTCGTGCATTCGTTCGGGCTGATGAAGTCGCCAACGGCGAAGATTTCCGCCTGTTCGTTGGGCAGTTGGTAAACTTGCGGATCGGCCAGTAGCCGCTTGCGCACAGCATTGCCGACGCGCTTGAGAGCGTCGCGGTCCGGGACCGTTTCTGCCGGATTGATTGAAGTGCCTGCCATTGGACTGATCCTATCACCGCCGCCGCTGGCAGCAAGTGCCCAAACCATGCGGACACTTGCGAAACTATCGCGCTGCGTTAACACTCTGTCTTATGAGCAGTCTAAACACAGGAGCGGCCGGGCGCCGCTATTCGACCGGAGCGATGCTCTTTCATTGGGTTATCGCCATTGCTGTGATCGTAAATTGGCGAATCGCGGAGGCTGCAGAACACGCGCCGAAGGCCGATGCCGGAGCGATTATGGTGAACCACAAGGCGCTTGGGATCACGATTTTGATTCTGACCTTGGGTCGGCTGGCTTGGCGTCTGACGCATAAGGTACCGCCGCTACCCAGCAATCATGCGAGTTGGGAAAAGGTCTTGGCGCGCACAGTTCACATCATTTTCTACGTCCTGTTGATCGGCCTTCCCATCGGTGGCTGGCTGGCGAGCTCGTATTTCGGAAAAGGCGTGGATGTCTGGGGCATCTTCACCCTGCCTGCGCTGCCGGTTGGCGAGGATCCTGCCACGGGCAAGGCCATCTTTGGTCTGCATGGTACGGGCGGCGAGGTATTCATCTATCTGATCGCGCTGCATATCCTCGGCGCATTGAAGCACACCTTCTTCGATAAGGATGGCACGCTGTGGCGGATGCTGCCTTTCGGCACGCCTAAGGGCTAGTCACAGAGCGCAGACACGACGCACAAAAGAAGACCCCCGCCAGTCGCCTGTCGGGGGTCTCTTTATTCCAGCGATCCACTCTTCCGCCGGAAACGTGACATCTGTTTTACCAGAAGAAGTCGTAGATTACGTCGACCACTTCGCCAGTATAAGTGTCCACCAGCATCACATCGTCATAGTAGCGGACCCAGCGATAATCGCCGTAGACTGCGGGGAGACGATAGCGCCATGGATCGTTGATCCGGTAGCGGCTGCCGAAGAAGACGTTGTCGAGATAAACCCCGATGCTGAACCGGCTGTAGCGATAGTTCCGGTACGGCGCATAATAACGTCCGAGACGATAGGTGCTGCGGTTGTAACGGCGATGGTTATGCCAGTTATAACGGTTGTTATTCCTCCACCGCTTCCGGTCCCAGCGGCGCTGATCTCGGCGAACCTGGCGGCGATAGTCGCGGCGGTTTTCAGCCCTCCGATCACGGCGGTAGTCCCGGCGGTTTTCAGCGCGGCCGTTGCGTTGCGCTTCGCGGCGAATGTTGCGGCGATTATCCGCGCGGGTCCGATCATTCCGGTAAGAACGATTGCGATCGCGGTTTCTGTAAGTTCCGTTGCGAACATTGTCTGCGCGGCGTTCGCTGCGGCGATTTACCTGATTTGCGCGGCGATCACCATTGCGCTCGATCCGGTTGGCCCGGCGGTCCACTTGCCGTGCAGCGCGGTCATTGCCGCGATTGCGCAGCTGGGCTGCCTGACGATCACTGCGGCGGTTAACGCGGTTCGCGCGGTTTTCGCTGCGATTGTTCACCCTGTTTGCGGTGCGATCACCGCGTCGCTCAACACGGTTGGCGCGCTGCTGGCGAGTCGCTGGACGTTCTGCGCGTCGCTCTGATCGGCGCTGGGTGCGAGTTTGCGTGCGCTCAGCCCGTCGCTGTGTACGCTGGGGGCGCGCCTCGCTACGGCGCGAGTTGCTGCGCGTGGCGCGGCGTTCGGAACTACGCTGCTGCTTGGCAGAGCGATCCTTCTTGTCGCGCATTTCGGCGGCAGCGGCTTCGGCTGCTTCGGCCTGTGCAGGCATGGCTGCAAAGGTAAGCGCGGCGGCAAGTGCTGCCATTCCGCTCGACCTCAAAAGTTTCTTAATATCCATGATGGATCTCCATTTACCCCTGCCGCCTGCACCAGCGACTTTTCAAGTGATAAAAACGTTTTAGTTCATGTTCGCTGACCTAAACCTGAACAAAGTG comes from Altererythrobacter sp. ZODW24 and encodes:
- a CDS encoding nuclear transport factor 2 family protein, with product MAAQGDVLSVVNRHVIAYQTGNLSAFLATFSQDAVVDYDGRRFVGRTEIRQAYAANFGSTAPTVEVTNSWVNGETVELEEAYIFADGSRMCCSYSKFTVRGGKIVAVTVSTPR
- a CDS encoding TM2 domain-containing protein; the encoded protein is MSGFGRKGLAEGAYAPAPQARFGQASRQPASAPPSYTESDAMADKRRAFLASERVREQQEAIAAERQPERPRQEVGLSDYAETFQGRVGSVVPERSLAMAYVLWFVLGQLSAHRFYLGRMQSAVAQVGMLFFSVLVAFTASPIVGGVALLVWALWLLGDVFFIHKIHREDWVQDHSVGAIFS
- a CDS encoding lysine--tRNA ligase, encoding MTESTLSSALQEAASNSKAWPFLEAQRLVKRYREGKPDGAPILFETGYGPSGLPHIGTFQEVLRTTFVRRAYEALTGEKTRLVAFSDDMDGFRKVPTNLPNQAMLAEHLGKPLSRIPDPFEKYESFAAHNNAMLREFLDRFGFEYEFIAASDRYNTGQFDEELKNVLAHNQDILDIMLPTLRAERAATYSPIMPISPTTGTVLQVPVEVVDAAAGTIRFTDEDGSVIEQSALGGQAKLQWKVDFAMRWVALGVDYEMYGKDLTDTGVQSGKIAKVLGGRKPEGLIYELFLDANGEKISKSKGNGLTIEEWLQYGSEESLGFYIFPNPKSAKQLHPGVIPRAVDDYWQFRERLAEQPLDKQLGNPAWHLLRANGAPEGPEAPGAGDTLPVSYGLLLNLASVLGAEATSENVAEYLANYVGEPVDSPELNQLIDTAVNYTRDFIVPTLNKRAPTETEAAALRALDAELAAGNAQTSAEDLQTKVYEIGKDEQFGFENLRDWFKALYETLLGSAQGPRMGSFIALYGIGNTRKLIAEALAKA
- a CDS encoding 2OG-Fe(II) oxygenase, which encodes MAGTSINPAETVPDRDALKRVGNAVRKRLLADPQVYQLPNEQAEIFAVGDFISPNECTKLMTMIDAVARPSDTFEGEYAEKNRTSYSGDIDMYDPFVMGIERRIDDLMGMETTWGETIQGQRYLPGQEFKEHCDWFWWKEKYWQSEKKRGGQRSWTTMAFLNEVEEGGDTSFTRLGLSVEPKPGVLLIWNNADPHGVPNEMTMHAGTPVVAGTKYIFTKWYRTRPWGNRGK
- a CDS encoding cytochrome b — encoded protein: MSSLNTGAAGRRYSTGAMLFHWVIAIAVIVNWRIAEAAEHAPKADAGAIMVNHKALGITILILTLGRLAWRLTHKVPPLPSNHASWEKVLARTVHIIFYVLLIGLPIGGWLASSYFGKGVDVWGIFTLPALPVGEDPATGKAIFGLHGTGGEVFIYLIALHILGALKHTFFDKDGTLWRMLPFGTPKG
- a CDS encoding RcnB family protein, encoding MDIKKLLRSSGMAALAAALTFAAMPAQAEAAEAAAAEMRDKKDRSAKQQRSSERRATRSNSRRSEARPQRTQRRAERTQTRTQRRSERRAERPATRQQRANRVERRGDRTANRVNNRSENRANRVNRRSDRQAAQLRNRGNDRAARQVDRRANRIERNGDRRANQVNRRSERRADNVRNGTYRNRDRNRSYRNDRTRADNRRNIRREAQRNGRAENRRDYRRDRRAENRRDYRRQVRRDQRRWDRKRWRNNNRYNWHNHRRYNRSTYRLGRYYAPYRNYRYSRFSIGVYLDNVFFGSRYRINDPWRYRLPAVYGDYRWVRYYDDVMLVDTYTGEVVDVIYDFFW